One window from the genome of Anopheles merus strain MAF chromosome 3R, AmerM5.1, whole genome shotgun sequence encodes:
- the LOC121595386 gene encoding uncharacterized protein LOC121595386: MNLNERIINTQLFAQTIDETATTTTSVGSSVGLSVGFVPFVAAATAGLAGPSGTSVMLPSDATAAVAATSTAGLAKQSAETMHLSSPHHLHPLHTGSGSSGSVVVIPQGILTTQQLPLHSATPPSTSRAGAKSRSLSTGSYMTKDSSANSSAERLTKSNSHTEVHVNSEGVAQALACKEPASIMPQNKSLEEGRSMIPSARSSPPVRKPILRKSKKIVRTDSEFLKGNIYEKESSVSSSQYTPTRDRRREQFADYRSSNPSSETHKSTDDSSKNISTDEIDTVFSDTMDLEQMEQDYRMHLKNNLQREYKSDSDTLDEVGKKRAPDYNAWKNQSYENTFDVYGNEIGAQTANGRSHTANDRPPVEASPKGEEHPERPSTSAPTTKPDRPTDLELGSASDGGGKSSTSSTTNDGPFGHLFEKNLGRFKRMNKLLKCKRFSTSALYEKKSTASASSAAASDGKPSFTSPTKSIPNATRSPVKSIHSQSKASISSSKSSLFGSKKSGSGFTFKGKRFLFTGKTSPNKSKSNNEISYYRTKSTKSSKKGSVKNNSTACLNLETTCTSPLSEAFYNTTGSVRLSAMELYEKFCSQDFSGLYKHETVRTDTDSHGSGTDSSHYESHRHLGAIRKYRRRNFKLLRQKSEPKFSFRTDTLYEDSYDGVCYHDEKDEEQEYGAEEYNQFLYDEQYYEEDIEHYSIENIYYQRNGLIALPDGTYVQRYPYRMEDEEGEEDEEEEEEEEEEGDEEEELGEEEEYQGEEEEDEEEYEEEEDPADENEFDEEDEDELALAEEEEQEEERRRLQRLQLPPPPIELVASMDSDCDEIYLMPQNDSDSKKLIIQDFLFHRGNNDFEASVSGDDFDLADVDEEAEEVNEPTQVSREDLAESTCDARSEDEQDFRLERYAATDKETLTIYKICSKESILESMRDETPERMSDNLPHSASMEQYFLKSDCVSTLERTGSLDLLSNSSGTLNKSTLTDYAFDTVRNMNLDSCSTSRLSLSIKSEIFEDTTNGGGSGGGASITADVGVAGGQQDTGTGSVDMAGEAGSEVPRIKSWNIEDFTLTPEESFSDEQLPLDAPSEDEPSKVVTDCASVQLAEPLELDHHNGTAEYTIVDLDEEPYLHDPTISEFTSEITKEFDLLFSRAETESLQAAAAAAEQPPLPPPLPSPMEGPSHLGDVLKLLSDLPTRYSMQMLEHINLDTDDIAIPVPEETQQENGTVPTSASTVPSVPPSPPVMPKPASSSNSSVPPITTDPPESAKPRTLEPSGSGRSFAKMKLRSTRSTGVVAVAKTAVTTPTAPEPPVDGAPEATGGSVSKADRLKKARSQSLGNLRNKTKCFPL; this comes from the coding sequence ATGAACCTGAACGAACGCATCATCAACACGCAGCTGTTCGCGCAGACGATCGACGAGACGGCCACCACGACGACCTCGGTGGGCAGCAGCGTCGGGCTGAGCGTTGGGTTTGTGCCGTTTGTTGCAGCCGCCACCGCCGGGCTAGCCGGACCGAGCGGGACGTCCGTAATGCTGCCGAGTGACGCCACGGCCGCCGTCGCTGCTACCTCTACCGCCGGGCTCGCGAAGCAAAGTGCCGAAACGATGCACCTCTCATCGCCGCACCATCTCCATCCACTGCACACGGGCAGTGGGAGCAGTGGCAGTGTGGTAGTCATACCACAGGGAATACTCACCACCCAGCAGCTGCCCCTTCACTCAGCGACGCCACCCTCGACCAGCAGGGCGGGAGCGAAAAGTCGTAGCCTAAGCACGGGCTCGTACATGACCAAAGATTCGAGCGCAAACTCAAGCGCCGAACGGCTCACCAAGTCCAACAGCCACACGGAGGTGCACGTCAACAGTGAGGGAGTTGCGCAGGCGCTTGCCTGCAAAGAACCGGCCAGCATAATGCCACAGAACAAATCGCTCGAGGAGGGTCGCTCCATGATCCCTTCGGCCAGGAGTTCGCCGCCGGTTCGCAAACCCATCCTGCGCAAATCGAAGAAGATCGTTCGAACCGACTCCGAGTTCCTGAAGGGTAACATCTACGAGAAGGAGTCGAGCGTGTCTAGCTCCCAGTACACACCGACGCGGGACCGGCGGCGGGAACAGTTTGCCGACTACCGCAGCAGCAATCCCTCGTCCGAGACGCACAAGTCCACGGACGACAGCTCGAAGAACATATCGACGGACGAGATCGATACCGTGTTCTCGGACACGATGGATCTCGAGCAGATGGAGCAGGACTATCGGATGCATCTGAAGAACAACCTGCAGCGGGAGTACAAGAGCGATAGCGACACGCTGGACGAGGTGGGCAAGAAGCGAGCGCCGGACTACAACGCGTGGAAGAACCAAAGCTACGAGAACACGTTCGATGTGTACGGCAATGAAATAGGTGCACAGACGGCGAACGGAAGATCGCACACAGCGAACGATCGTCCCCCGGTAGAGGCATCACCGAAGGGCGAGGAACATCCCGAGCGTCCTTCCACTTCAGCACCCACCACAAAACCCGACCGGCCGACCGATCTCGAGCTTGGTTCCGCTTCGGACGGTGGGGGGAAATCGTccacctcctccaccaccaacgACGGCCCGTTTGGGCATCTGTTCGAGAAGAATTTGGGCCGGTTCAAGCGCATGAACAAGCTGCTCAAGTGCAAACGCTTCAGCACGTCGGCCCTGTACGAGAAGAAATCTACGGCCAGTGCCAGCAGTGCCGCCGCATCGGACGGTAAGCCCTCGTTCACGTCGCCCACCAAAAGCATTCCCAACGCGACCCGCTCGCCCGTCAAATCCATTCACTCGCAGTCGAAAGCATCGATCAGCTCGTCGAAATCGTCCCTGTTCGGGAGCAAAAAGTCGGGCTCGGGGTTCACGTTCAAGGGGAAGCGCTTTCTCTTCACCGGCAAGACATCGCCCAACAAGTCGAAGTCGAACAACGAGATCAGCTACTATCGCACCAAGTCGACCAAAAGCTCCAAGAAGGGTTCGGTGAAGAACAACAGTACGGCGTGTTTGAATCTCGAGACGACCTGCACATCGCCCCTGTCGGAAGCGTTCTACAACACGACGGGCAGCGTGCGGTTGAGTGCGATGGAGCTGTACGAGAAGTTTTGCTCGCAGGACTTTAGTGGACTGTACAAGCACGAAACGGTGCGGACGGACACGGATAGTCATGGTAGTGGGACGGACTCGAGTCATTACGAGTCGCACCGGCATCTGGGCGCGATACGGAAGTATAGGCGGCGCAACTTCAAACTGTTGCGGCAGAAAAGTGAACCCAAGTTCTCGTTCCGAACTGATACACTGTACGAGGACAGCTACGATGGGGTGTGCTACCACGACGAGAAGGACGAGGAGCAAGAGTACGGTGCGGAGGAATACAATCAGTTCCTGTACGACGAGCAGTACTACGAGGAGGACATTGAGCACTACAGCATCGAGAACATCTACTATCAGCGGAACGGGTTGATAGCGCTGCCCGACGGCACCTACGTTCAGCGGTATCCTTATCGAATGGAGGACGAAGAGGGCGAAGAAgatgaagaggaggaggaggaagaagaagaggagggcgatgaggaggaggagctggGCGAAGAGGAGGAGTATCAgggcgaggaggaggaggacgaggaagaGTACGAGGAAGAAGAGGACCCAGCGGATGAGAACGAGttcgacgaggaggacgaagaTGAGCTAGCGCTGGCAGAGGAGGAAGAGCAGGAGGAGGAACGGCGACGGCTGCAGCGGTTACAGCTGCCTCCGCCACCCATCGAGCTCGTCGCCTCGATGGATTCGGACTGCGACGAGATCTATCTGATGCCACAGAACGACTCCGACAGCAAGAAGCTGATCATACAGGACTTTCTGTTTCATCGCGGCAACAACGACTTCGAGGCGAGTGTTAGTGGGGATGACTTCGATCTAGCGGATGTGGATGAGGAAGCGGAAGAAGTGAATGAACCGACGCAAGTATCACGGGAAGATTTGGCGGAAAGTACTTGTGACGCGCGATCCGAGGATGAGCAGGACTTCCGGTTGGAACGGTACGCCGCGACGGACAAGGAAACGCTGACGATCTACAAGATCTGCTCGAAGGAAAGCATCCTGGAGTCGATGCGGGATGAAACGCCCGAGAGGATGTCAGACAACCTACCCCACAGTGCCTCGATGGAGCAGTACTTTCTCAAGTCGGACTGTGTCAGCACGCTCGAGCGGACGGGCTCGCTGGATCTGCTGAGCAACTCGAGCGGCACGCTGAACAAATCCACCCTGACGGACTACGCGTTCGACACGGTGCGGAACATGAACCTGGACAGCTGCAGTACCTCGCGGTTAAGCCTCTCGATCAAGAGCGAAATCTTCGAGGACACGACGAACGGAGGTGGATCTGGGGGTGGTGCGTCGATCACGGCGGACGTGGGAGTGGCTGGAGGGCAGCAGGACACTGGCACTGGTAGCGTAGACATGGCGGGAGAAGCGGGCTCTGaagttcctcgcatcaagagcTGGAACATTGAGGACTTTACGTTAACGCCTGAAGAATCGTTTTCGGATGAGCAGCTACCGTTGGATGCTCCGAGCGAGGACGAACCATCGAAGGTTGTCACAGACTGTGCCTCCGTTCAACTAGCAGAACCTCTTGAGCTCGATCATCACAACGGAACGGCGGAATACACGATCGTCGACCTAGACGAGGAACCTTATCTGCACGATCCAACAATTTCCGAGTTCACATCCGAGATCACGAAAGAGTTTGATCTGTTGTTTTCCCGCGCCGAGACGGAATCGCTGCAGGCAGCGGCTGCTGCCGCTGAACAACCACCCTTGCCACCTCCACTGCCGTCCCCCATGGAAGGACCTTCTCATCTCGGTGATGTGCTGAAGCTACTGAGCGATCTTCCCACCCGCTACTCCATGCAGATGCTCGAGCACATCAATCTCGACACGGACGACATCGCGATCCCGGTACCGGAGGAAACCCAGCAGGAAAATGGCACAGTGCCAACCTCTGCATCGACCGTACCATCAgtcccaccatcaccaccggtTATGCCGAAACCGGCCTCATCTTCGAACTCTTCCGTCCCTCCTATCACTACTGACCCGCCAGAAAGTGCCAAACCGCGTACACTCGAGCCGAGCGGAAGCGGACGATCGTTCGCCAAGATGAAGCTCCGCTCCACACGCTCTACCGgcgtggtggcggtggcaaaAACCGCCGTCACTACACCGACTGCTCCCGAGCCGCCGGTCGACGGGGCACCGGAAGCTACGGGTGGTTCGGTTTCGAAGGCCGACCGGTTGAAGAAGGCGCGCAGCCAGTCGCTAGGTAACTTGCGTAATAAAACCAAATGTTTTCCATTATAG
- the LOC121595387 gene encoding receptor-type tyrosine-protein phosphatase kappa, with amino-acid sequence MSRSTASNQQRRQRSRSTTRYADLEKPKKKKTLSSTSLVSIPNTIKLSMLNSGLLSLDKVKLSARDEKNPLSQTMPDKPTELRHFAKLCEQRRKFPILYKLEFQTAVKVETNSCKHALRKANALKNQNPKCIPYDYNRVVLDKYDNTPDSDYINASYVDSLLKPNAYIVTQGPTEDTVLDFWRMVWQENCSCIVMLTKTFDFTKVMCVQYWPPNKEKEEIYGDMHITIQSEEELANFHIRTFRLFKLNKDNVVSEERFLLQFHYTEWHSHTCPFSNAILEFRRRVRAVVGTIIKANSRIGPMLVHCNDGGGRSGVYLAIDANMELAEEEDSFHVFGYLKKLRQSRKGLIENVDQYKFVYDTLEEFIICGNSWFPVKELSQRLKEKSLKDPLTKMNSYQREYAQICKQTPRFTIGDCAGGHRGDNREKNRDVLCVPPDNFRPYLSSFQGNSFTDYINAVFVDGYTKPREYIVTEWPLQKTCGEFWSLVYDHECAAVVVLCQPPHNSQQYPAFWPEGRHSKKYGPVFTIDHISHQHYSNIKSWIFRINKKVISLTELMAGVKAPPRTVQLFQLTCWPMGHKVPTSTNSLVELMNMVERWRQKTDYGPVCVVSPDGRSRAGVYCAANACIEQVIQHGEVDVFQAVKTVRRHRPQLVDNMTEYKYCYDLVLHYVLHYLNKDLKEKK; translated from the exons GTCTACCACACGCTATGCCGACCTAGAGAagccgaaaaagaaaaagacacTCAGTTCGACGAGTTTAGTTTCGATACCCAACACAATAAAGTTAAGCATGTTAAATAGCGGTTTGCTGTCACTAG ATAAAGTAAAACTGTCAGCACGAG ATGAGAAAAACCCACTATCGCAGACGATGCCCGACAAACCGACCGAACTGCGACACTTTGCGAAGCTGTGCGAGCAGCGGCGCAAGTTCCCGATACTGTACAAGCTCGAATTCCAGACGGCTGTGAAGGTTGAAACCAACTCGTGCAAGCACGCCCTGCGCAAAGCCAATGCACTCAAGAACCAGAACCCCAAATGCATTCCATACGATTACAATAGGGTCGTTTTAGACAAGTACGACAACACACCGGACTCGGACTACATCAATGCGTCGTACGTGGAT AGTTTACTTAAGCCAAACGCGTATATCGTAACGCAGGGACCAACGGAGGACACGGTGCTAGATTTTTGGCGCATGGTTTGGCAAGAGAACTGTAGCTGTATTGTGATGCTAACGAAGACGTTCGACTTTACGAAG GTTATGTGTGTTCAGTACTGGCCACCGAACAAGGAGAAGGAGGAAATCTACGGCGACATGCACATCACGATACAGTCCGAGGAGGAGCTAGCCAATTTTCACATAAGAACGTTTAGGCTGTTTAAACTCAATAAAGATAAC GTAGTTTCCGAGGAGCGATTTTTACTACAGTTTCACTACACCGAATGGCATTCACATACCTGCCCTTTTTCCAATGCAATTCTCGAGTTCCGCCGGCGGGTGCGCGCCGTCGTGGGGACCATCATCAAAGCGAACAGCCGGATCGGTCCGATGCTGGTGCACTGCAA TGACGGTGGTGGCCGATCGGGCGTATACCTGGCCATCGATGCCAACATGGAGCTGGCCGAGGAGGAGGACTCGTTTCACGTGTTCGGCTATCTGAAGAAGCTACGCCAGTCGCGGAAAGGCCTTATAGAGAACGTG GACCAATACAAATTCGTATACGACACGCTGGAGGAGTTCATTATCTGCGGCAATTCGTGGTTTCCGGTGAAGGAGCTGTCGCAGCGGCTGAAGGAGAAAAGCCTCAAGGATCCGCTCACCAAGATGAACTCGTACCAGCGCGAGTATGCCCAGATCTGCAAGCAGACGCCCCGCTTCACCATCGGCGACTGTGCCGGCGGCCACCGGGGCGACAATCGGGAGAAGAACCGCGACGTCCTTTGCGTACCAC CTGATAACTTCCGTCCTTACCTTAGCTCGTTTCAGGGAAATTCATTTACCGACTACATTAACGCCGTGTTCGTTGAC GGCTACACGAAACCGCGCGAGTACATCGTCACGGAATGGCCGCTCCAGAAGACGTGCGGTGAATTCTGGTCCCTCGTTTACGATCACGAATGTGCCGCCGTCGTCGTGCTCTGCCAGCCACCGCACAATTCG cAACAATATCCTGCCTTCTGGCCCGAGGGTCGCCACTCGAAAAAGTACGGACCGGTGTTCACGATCGATCACATCTCGCACCAGCACTATTCCAACATCAAGTCGTGGATCTTCCGGATCAACAAGAAGGTCATCTCGCTCACCGAGCTGATGGCGGGCGTCAAGGCACCGCCGAGAACGGTGCAACTCTTCCAGCTCACCTGCTGGCCGATGGGCCACAAG GTACCGACGTCGACCAACTCGCTGGTCGAGCTGATGAATATGGTCGAACGATGGAGGCAAAAAACGGACTACGGTCCCGTCTGCGTGGTGTCACC CGATGGTCGCAGCAGGGCCGGTGTGTACTGTGCAGCCAACGCCTGCATAGAGCAGGTCATCCAGCACGGCGAGGTGGACGTGTTTCAGGCTGTCAAAACTGTGCGAAGGCATCGGCCGCAACTCGTAGACAATATG ACTGAATACAAGTACTGCTACGACCTGGTGCTGCACTACGtgttgcactatttgaataaAGACTTGAAAGAAAAGAAGTGA